A section of the Castanea sativa cultivar Marrone di Chiusa Pesio chromosome 12, ASM4071231v1 genome encodes:
- the LOC142618416 gene encoding protein DESIGUAL 2-like, whose translation MERRVVVICAVIGVLGLSSVILGFVAEATRIKVSQVMFDGFNCVRPHSPATALGLVALLAIILAQIIISVATGCICCCCKRGSHPNSSNWIKAQVCFVFSWITVVIAAAVLLLASAYNSYNSTVRCYVTKPGVFAAGAILCLASVVLGLASYILSLQKNSNNLFQGDIAMAQPQFTGGTSIYQEATPIGQPQYQWGNPAVPNQGDMPMGHTKFPQ comes from the exons ATGGAGCGAAGGGTGGTGGTGATATGTGCTGTTATCGGAGTCTTGGGCCTCTCATCAGTTATTCTTGGTTTTGTTGCTGAGGCTACAAGGATTAAG GTTTCTCAGGTGATGTTTGACGGCTTCAATTGTGTACGCCCACACAGTCCAGCTACAGCTCTTGGTCTAGTTGCACTACTGGCTATTATTTTAGCTCAAATAATTATTAGTGTTGCAACTGGGtgtatttgttgttgttgcaaaAGAGGTTCTCATCCCAATAGCTCTAACTGGATAAAAGCACAGGTCTGCTTTGTCTTTTCCTG GATCACGGTTGTAATAGCGGCTGCTGTGTTATTGCTTGCATCTGCATACAATAGTTATAACTCAACCGTCCGGTGCTATGTTACGAAACCTGGAGTCTTTGCTGCGGGTGCCATTTTGTGCCTTGCAAGTGTGGTATTGGGTCTTGCttcttatattttaagtttGCAAAAGAACAGTAACAATCTTTTTCAAGGAGACATAGCTATGGCACAACCTCAGTTTACAGGGGGGACTAGTATTTATCAAGAAGCTACGCCTATAGGACAACCTCAATACCAATGGGGCAATCCTGCTGTTCCTAATCAAGGAGACATGCCTATGGGACATACTAAGTTCCCACAATAG